A window from Hemicordylus capensis ecotype Gifberg chromosome 2, rHemCap1.1.pri, whole genome shotgun sequence encodes these proteins:
- the LOC128342397 gene encoding uncharacterized protein LOC128342397: MMSIRDEELSALEIFEDNDVEFQEQQQPRHKTPGGSNMEGQPPYKKPRRVNQEPEPHSVAGRQITASEQCGTSNGSSQGGMASDVGPAVDSQPISSEESAGSPEEPPPVDLQLIRRYNRNYARFNDIEMYYEFKFVNLDIVHSFRDALLGMYSAVQRVLNNINNHIEPRDFVQLRLWGPGIADPFYSARRQAGHLNPETFLSAMSNLLQSYAQILADGALTLAAIVITPLQGAGLRHIKSIPYNSIIQKKRLHLIDVPMPNIALCFAVRLMAVVDERATTTQIKGAKKLYKDLGWGEQKEVSFADVKTIETHMKVNTVVVQWETSGWSVLKTPEQKCLKMCFLLLHDAHFYGVKNIKGFFGSRNFCYVCYTPYAHSHDCLMNCHRCLDTGCVKRVGRIIICPECKVQCRSQDCLGRHKMISAMGRVECIPH; encoded by the exons ATGATGAGCATTAGGGATGAAGAATTGAGTGCCCTCGAGATCTTTGAAGATAATG ATGTGGAATTCCAAGAACAGCAGCAACCCAGACACAAGACACCTGGAGGCTCCAACATGGAGGGCCAGCCACCCTACAAGAAGCCCAGAAGGGTCAACCAGGAACCTG AGCCACATAGTGTTGCTGGCCGTCAGATTACAGCATCCGAGCAGTGTGGTACCAGCAATGGGTCATCTCAAGGAGGCATGGCATCTGATGTTGGCCCTGCAGTGGATTCCCAACCAATCTCTTCTGAAGAATCAGCAGGCAGTCCTGAAGAACCCCCACCCGTGGATCTACAGCTTATTCGACGTTATAATAGGAACTATGCACGTTTTAATGACATTGAAATGTATTATGAAttcaagtttgtgaatttggacaTAGTACACTCCTTTCGTGATGCACTATTGGGGATGTATTCTGCTGTTCAAAGGGTTCTGAACAATATAAACAACCATATAGAACCAAGGGACTTTGTTCAGCTCAGATTGTGGGGGCCAGGGATTGCAGACCCCTTTTACtctgcaaggaggcaggcagggcatctgAATCCTGAAACCTTCTTAAGTGCTATgtctaacctgcttcaaagttatgCTCAAATTTTAGCTGATGGGGCGTTAACACTGGCAGCGATTGTCATTACACCCCTACAAGGAGCCGGACTcaggcatataaaatcaataccctataacagcattatacagaaaaagagACTGCACCTGATAGATGTACCCATGCCTAATATAGCACTCTGCTTTGCAGTGAGACTCATGGCTGTTGTAGATGAGAGAGCTACCACTACACAGATAAAAGGTGCAAAAAAACTGTACAAGGATCTTGGGTGGGGTGAGCAAAAAGAAGTGTCTTTTGCAGATGTGAAAACCATAGAGACTCACATGAAAGTCAATACTGTGGTTGTGCAATGGGAAACTTCTGGATGGAGTGTTTTAAAAACTCCTGAACAGAAATGCCTCAAAATgtgttttctgttacttcatgATGCTCACTTTTATGGGGTTAAGAACATCAAAGGTTTTTTTGGctccagaaatttttgttatgtctGTTACACGCCCTATGCACACAGCCATGACTGTTTGATGAATTGCCACCGCTGTTTGGACACCGGGTGTGTAAAACGTGTAGGGCGAATAATCATATGCCCCGAATGCAAGGTGCAGTGTAGATCACAAGACTGTCTAGGAAGGCATAAGATGATCTCTGCAATGGGGCGAGTAGAATGCATCCCACACTAA